Genomic DNA from Dysidea avara chromosome 10, odDysAvar1.4, whole genome shotgun sequence:
GCTTCGTGGTTGTCTGTGGTGAATAGCGTAAAAGATGAACAAGTTATAGAGCCGCAAAGTTTAAGATTTTGCTGAACAATGCTTTCCATGGCTGGTAATAGTGAGTTTGTACTTGAAAACCATTCAGAACTGATTGGCAAAGCTTTGTAGCAGAGTTTTCTGTGGTTCGCAGGCTAACGGGCCAACAAGCAAACACCATGTTTAGTGAGTCAGCAACCACTATCCAGGTGATCCTAACGCTTGTTTTAGTGTTGTTATTCCATATAAACATAGAAACAAGCACCTGCTTGCATGCTTCGTCACTAGACAACTTTTTCGCCAGGCACTTTCAACTTCAGCAGCTCAAAAGCAGCAGACAACCACCGCCAGGTATAGAAATTAATGTAGTTTTCCATGCTGTCTTCAAAACAAGGATATCTTCTGTACTTTCTGTGTAACAAAGGATTTAGTTCCCTTGGTTGTCCGTTTCCCAATGatttctgtacattttcatggataaccacagcatccagtatTGCGCAATAGTAAATGCCAcagcaattaaaatactttcacaTCAAATAAACTGGTCTATTGCTGCCCAGAAGTAGCCCagtctacattttgtatgtagcccggctagctggacTACTGTAGCCTgggcagctcctttgatctgaggtgtggaAGGTTACATATGTAAGAAAAGTACTGCCGTGAGTGCTATATAGCACAtaaaagagtgggcgagagacaaatatagcacaaggcaaagccaagtgctatattttgtcttgagaccactctttgagtgctatagtGTACGTATAGCATGAGCCTAGGCAGTACTGTAACTAGTATAGAGAAccatcaacttgaggtacacacaaaaCACGTggaacaattagaaactcatgaAGTAGTCTTACcatcggtagaataggcattgtgTCTCTGCTGCGCCTGCATTAGAGTGTCAGTAAGATAAGTTGTTGCATTGTACCATTTTATTACCATTTCTACTCAACTTTACTATTACTTACTAGTGCTGTACACcagtgttgtctaggtcagccaaccggttattgccaattattggtaggcaattaaccggtgacaaaaattttttaggtgtacagcactattaCTTACCTTCTTAGAAATAAACTCTAGATAGTACACACACTTGTATACACTGACATCTGAAGCAAATTGTTGAGGTAACAATCATATTATTCCTGCACTCCTCATAATGTGAAATGTAACCCAGAACACGGCATTCTTTAGGGCCTTTGGAGAATTGTATCCCAGGATTCCCATTTCCCACAGCCTTTTCTCATCTTCCACTGCAATCACTGGTGTACTGTTTTACCTGCACCAAGCCATCCCTGTGTAGATCACTACATACAACATCAAGTGTGTTGTACAGGTCTCGGCATTGTGCATTTTCCCTATCAAAAAGTGAAAATGGAGCCTTGTTTAGTTGCAATTGGCGATTTATCCCACCTATCAGTGACTTTATTGTACCTGGTGGATACTTAGTACCATCAGACTTCCTAGTTTCGAGGATTTATTTACACTATGCTTGCACACTTTTGCACTCTAACAAATCAATGGGTACCAGGTCATCACTACAACTCTTGTTTCAGTTATTAGCCCAGTCAGTAAATTTTTTCTGCCCAGTGGAAGTAAGCTGAGTGAAACAGTGGGTCACTGCTCACTTGCTCCATCCATTTTCAGTTTTTGAATTCAAAtaatatgtgcatgcatgttacGTGCACGGTAAAACACGGAAACTGTACTGGTAGTCTCATTGAACAACTTAATTGCTATGTACTGGGTGAGAAGAGTTGATAGGCTAATACGTGAGCTCTAACTAATTCATGTACTGTTTAGTATGTacacaaaccagtttaacaaagtaacttatgtgtagttcaccatacgtagtttggcatggtagacgttcattgcaGGTTTTGGTCATAGCCCataatcgattctattgtgacacatggtgaagtatttccgtaatatctccaggacttgtccgtttacattaacaaacgtaacagcaacgttacattctcccacccatcatcaaagtatctataaaagcaatccagtggtagaactggggtgattgaccactcagtgTGGCACGGGCTAtcagcctgcactagagcatgtgggcaactgtgctttattgcccacaaagagtactttaatcgtacaataaagcactctttgggcaataaagcactctgtgggcaataaagcattGTTtaccctaaagtgtactttatgaaatttaaagtacactttttcctttgatctcgccgcttgattttttcactgttcgacatcgcttcagctggacacatgccttttggcataccgcagtatatacaatgcattcttcatggacttaccagtgtccccctttgtatcccattcatctttgctgacagtgaaaggtgtcgatttggcggtagtgcgtgatggcttcccttcgtaatggaaattgtctgtatttttcatagtggctactttgattgcagaggtgctattcaaacagttcttgattcgtaatgggttgaacatagctgacaatgaagcgtaatggatacttcacttttcagacgatatttgatataactggggcatgctgcgccatttctttcttttgatacggtatgtgtgggttcaccagtcataatttttttttttcaaaaaaaaagttaacaaacaagtacacacataAAAGCAACCAATTTTTATGGACCATAGTGCTGTATGGaataatagcactcttattCAATTGATCTTTGCTCACACAAGTGTGTTAAGTAACTATATAGTCTTGTGGCATGAGTGTACATGAACTAGTAGTAAActagcccgtagccttagctgttatcttGCCTAAAGATTCACAGCAGtgagatggcttccctacatttgtaaaagGGAGTCATCCGTATATTCtgtggtggctggattgattgcatagGGGCCCTTCTACTGTTCTTCGTATGTAACGCTGTGAAATgagctgaacatagttgaaagggaagagtaatggccacttctctttcaagtcagtaattgatagctgggatgTGTGTTTAGATGAAAAcgttaactctggtgccatcctttcttttgatgtggtatgtgtgggttcaccagtcataataatgttacaaaagcaGGTAATAACCCactatatttgcaggtgtatactggtggcctcccttgtttcctgcTTTCTTTCTGTGATCCTTAAAGATTGTATAATATACAGtagaggctgacttgagatactctaatacagcattcaccctaatagaacagttatacattatatagctgtatgctataacaactAATATATATTAAAAGTAGGTACACAGTAtataagtgataaaaagtagtgaaacaggagatgaataatggtattgcagcataacttggtgggaaatccctactttggcatttaattacaacatgccaatgtagggattttcccacagagctatgctgtaattcaTCTTttggatccctatttcatttatAAGCCACACTTGAGCAGTACCATAAtcattttgaaaataagggttTCAACATAGCATTGAGTGGTGGCTAATTTTGAATAGTTGCCACATCAATTTTTTGAACTAAGATAATAAGCACTGTGGCATTTAACCGAGTAAATATAGTGTATGTGCTGTAAATAATGAATATTAGTTGCTTCATTATTATTGGTACTATCGAATTACACATGTAGCAATTCAAACATGCATTCAAATTTCATTAGCTGTTTACTGCACatgcacaaaaaaaaaaaaatctgtctCAAAACCTCTATACTGTttagttacatgtacatatgaatTTTGTCTGAGTGAAACTCTCCAAtagtacatcatacagtacggtagtactttagggatcatggagatttgggtttttctggccaaagaaaatcacccaataaccagcttcgcaataccatcctggcagtATTaattaggtataaccaagccctaaagtgccttcagtgtggccctaaatgcttccagtaGGTAGCTATAaacttgttttgttttttaaaattattcaatggaatttctactaactgactaaatgcctacctgcctgatgccttcagatgagtgtaactcgataatggctaaggctacaggcttgattttttcactgttcgacttcgcttcgtcccgagatgtgcattttacatactgcagcatgtaaaatgcatacatcatggacttacctttgtcctcctttgtgtcccattctttTTGTAGAAagcgcaaggtgtcaattcgtggtagcGCGCTGCATGGCTTCCTTATATATTTGTAAATGGTGcatttccatggtgactggattgattgcagaaatgcttctcctagtgttcttcatttgtagagctgtgtaacgggctgcaAGCACAGCGGAAACTTTTGAGTCAGTagttgatagctggggcacacgaaaacattaactctggagctatcctttcttttgatgtggtatgcacgggttcaccagtcataataatagtagtaaacaaacaaaaattaggaattttaggggatcagacaaaaaaaaattctgtctTTACCCTgtctgaattagggattaactgTTCACTATTATATCTGCaactcccttgtttcccaacttttttccctaatcgaacttaatttttccttatagttGCTACATCAAATCTAGTTGTAATATCCATTCAACAATTTTGGCTGGAAAATGAAGCAGTGTAGTAATGAGGTTATAGTACCAGAGCAATAAACTGCAGTTTGCAGAAAATACTTCAACAAAATAGTGGTCAAGTAGTGGTATTGTTTACCTACAAAAGACTAtaagccttttgtgtaccctttcTTTAGATAAAATTGATGATAGTAAAATAATAAAAgctaaaaaaaaaatattttttttgcagGTAATGATGATTGGCCATTACCATTTGATGTTCCAGAGGTGCCAGATATCCCTGACCTGGACATCTTATAACAACACTCTTATAATGACATTTAATTAATGCCATGATACATACCATATGATATACATACATTGAATCACTGATGGCCAGGAAGCTGAGCTTCCTGTGTATTATCTCATTGTCATTAATCATTTGCTATTATTCAATAATAAATGTTTTAATGTTGTTTCTTTGGATTTGCGGATTGTTCTCAATCTCTCCAGCTCCATTTCTGCCTTTCTACAGTCCTTCTCTATTCTAGGAGCCCAGTGTAGCTCTTTTACACACAACCACAATGCGTAACCAGAGAACACGCCGAACATGATCAGAGTGGCGCGAACGCCTACTCTTGCTCGTGGTATCGCTGTAACTTGCTTCGTCATTCTAATATTTTTGGTCAACCCTAAAGAAAGCGCACCGACCAACTTTAAAATGAAATTCGATATCAGAAGGTATTTAACGCTTTACAAATTTCTGTGAAGTCAAACTTACAAATTTTAGACTAGACGTGTACAGAAAAGTGTCGAAGGATTTTACCCAGCCTACAACATCTGGTGCTATAGGTGAGCAGCTTCTCATGGTTTAGTGGTGTAGACGTTATTTCACTGATCAGTCTCCATCCTGTGTATCCTGTTCATCGTGTTCTTGGTCTGTACTGAGCTGAGCTCGTTTATCCAACTGGAAacgtatgtgtatttgggatgGGTGGGGCTGTTTGATCACGTGTTATTGTTGGTAGAGTTAGTGAAGTGTTTGTGGACCGACCTTCACCTGTTAGTAATGGCCAGTCACCTCTGAGTAGTGACCAGATTATCGTGAAGGTGAATATTACACTACCTCACTTGAACTGTGAATGTAAGGACACTGTTATGCCTTCATGTGTGTACGTATGCGTACGTCTGTGGGTGTGTGTCCCTGCACTTTGTTCTAGTAAGAGCTTACACACTGTGTAAACAGCTCTTACTAGAGGAAAGTGATCTTGTCATTTCCAACTGTGGGGGGACCACTTGTAGGTACTATCTATAGATGGCTGCTAGAGGGACTCCATTACCATGACAGCCAGTAATGGCATTAAAATGTCCACAATTTGTCTGACAACAGTACACAAACCCTTTGACAGCCTTCCTAACAAAACTATCAACAGTGTATAACAAtagcacaccacacacacacacacatagtctCGCGCTGCCCGCCCGCCCCTATAAAATTTTTCGTGTAGGGGTAGGCGGCGCAAGACTAACGCACACTACATACTACTTGTACTATTACCTtatacgtacaaattttcgaggtaCATAATTTTCTGACAAATTTCAGAATTTTTGCAGTTTTATTTTCAAGAATCAGTTGTTTTTCACTGAGGTTTATCTATTAAACAGCATAGAGCTAACCTGCTCAAAGAGATAACCTGCTCACAGAGCTAACCTGCTCACACAGTTAACCTGCTCAGAGCTAACCTGCTACATAGTTAACCTGCTCAGAGCTAACCTGCTCACATAGTTAACCTGCTCACACAGTTAACCTGCTCAGAGTTAACCTGCTCACAGAGTTAACCTGCTCACACAGTTAACCTGCTCAGAGCTAACCTGCTCACATAGTTAACCTGCTCACACAGTTAACCTGCTCAGAGTTAACCTGCTCACAGAGTTAACCTGCTCACAGAGCTAACTCTGACAATTGTTAATGTTTGAGGATAAAAATTTCGCGGAAAGCGAAGCAGCCAcgaaatccacgaaaattacaTCCTTCAAAACTTTGTATGTATACGTTAGTTGTTGTATATTAGTGGTTGTATCCATAATTAGACCTGGGGCTAGATATTCAAGATGAAATGGGTCGGTGAGTAGTGAACTAGTCTGGTATGATCATTGCTAGTTTATCTGAAGGCACGAGGTCGGCTTTATGGAGAACACACGGAAAGTTCCACTGAATGACAACAGTACGAAGTGTGATAATATTGGATATTGTTACTTGTCATCTTCTAGCTGGCTGTTTATTTGATGGTTCCTTCCATATTAATAAGGTAAAGTGCCATAAGGTTGTGTGCTATAATGGATTGGTTGTAACAATATTGTAGTTCATTGTTATGATGAAGTTAGTAGTTAAGTGAAACGTTCTCTATGGTTGTTAAGCCGTATTACTATCACTACAACATTGCTAATGTCACTACAACATCGCTAATGCCACTACAACATTGCTACAGGTTCCTGGAAATTTTCACTTCTCCACTCATGGTGCTCAGGAAAAGGTGGGCATTACATTACACCTACACCCCTAATATTAGTCACACCCCTTGTATTAGCCACACACCCAAATATTAGTCACACCTCTTCTTGCAGCCTCGAGTTGTCAACATGCAGCACATGATCCACTCGTTGGAGTTTGGTGATGATCAGCTAGTTAGTGTTGTGATGATGTAATGTTGATTACCGTCATGTGATGATGTAATGTTGATTACCGTCATGTGATGATGTAATTTTGATTACTGTCATGTGATGATGTAATGTTGATTACCGTCATGTGATGATGTAATGTTGATTACCGTCATGTGATGATGTAATGTTGATTACCGTCATGTGATGATGTAATGTTGATTACCGTCATGTGATGATGTAATGTTGATTATCATCATGTGATAATGTAATGTTGATTATAGTCAAGGTTCACCTTCCTTCCGGGCTCCTTTGATCCTCTACAAGAGATTGATCACACTACTGACTCTGGTAAGGAAAACACTACTTGTCCACTGAGTTCACTCCCATAGCAACCATTTTAATATGTTCGTGCTGTGACAAACTTTCATTTATTATTTCTGCTCACCAAAATATTATCCGCAAAACTTTATTAAAACATCTTCCTCCATAAAAGATAGAATATTTTCTGGCTTGTATCAAAACATCAATAGTGTTTATATAGCCACATGCTACTGAATGATTTGTCAGCTGTATCAAAAAATGAGTTTTCAAGTAATTTTGACAAGTCCACACAGTCTTGTGTGACCACACCTTCTCCCCTTAATGATGTCACAGATCACATGATGCTAGCTAGACAAGTTGTTCTATTACAGCTCAGTTATCCCATGATTACTACATGAAGTTAGTCCCCACCATATACCGGCCAGTCAGTGGTGACAAGTTATCTGGTTATCAGTATACTTATGCTTATAAGGTGAGCCATGTGATCTGTATCATGTGATCACCCTAGTAGAGTATTTGTTGCAAAATAAACACTAGTCAAGAATTCATAAAGGTCAAATTTTTTGGCCCCAGACGTGCAATAGAGAGAACAACTTCTTCATTGCTGTCAAGTTATGGCTCTAGAGTATTATACACAACTTTGTGGACAATATTATGTCAACGTACTATATTTGTACATCTCTTTCAGTTTGACTGACTATTTTGAAAGTATCCGTTAAATAAAGCTTGCAGGCATCTTTCTCTGTTAGTTCTCCCTCCCCCAGGGGTTTGGACAACTGCACACCATTGTGTGTTACTACTAATGTGTGTTTGTAGGTCTTATCAAGGAGTGGCTGTGTAGAGTGCTACATTTCTTATACTCAAACTACTAGCCTGGGGCAATATtgaatattatttttgtatcatTGTTATAttaccatatgtgactggatttgcgaaaaggtacttttttcacacatttgacataccaacaaacaaaatgGCATAACAGTTGACTCctcacactgattaacttgcagttagtatcaaaatgcagccagatattGTA
This window encodes:
- the LOC136237063 gene encoding endoplasmic reticulum-Golgi intermediate compartment protein 1-like, with product MIRVARTPTLARGIAVTCFVILIFLVNPKESAPTNFKMKFDIRRLDVYRKVSKDFTQPTTSGAIVSILCILFIVFLVCTELSSFIQLETVSEVFVDRPSPVSNGQSPLSSDQIIVKVNITLPHLNCEYLGLDIQDEMGRHEVGFMENTRKVPLNDNTGCLFDGSFHINKVPGNFHFSTHGAQEKPRVVNMQHMIHSLEFGDDQLSRFTFLPGSFDPLQEIDHTTDSAQLSHDYYMKLVPTIYRPVSGDKLSGYQYTYAYKGYGLQGGYQRMIPAIWFRYDLSPLTVQYTDRRKPVYHFITMICAIVGGTFTVAGIIDAIVFNASEVFRKLELGKQS